The following proteins come from a genomic window of Paenibacillus spongiae:
- a CDS encoding slipin family protein, with translation MFKKIIIQADERGLLFNKGRYMKPLAPGIHWVSKLRGDTVTVMNVMKPFIVPGKELNLFLQDEELLRELEVVDVQDYEYVLHYEDDKFAQLLTAGKYAFWNALRRHRFIRADIRVPEIGSEVDLSILPKLGGCVQMQEVASGERGMLHYNNVMQKELPPGKYYFWRGPVQAVIKTVDLRQQQLDLTGQEMMTEDKITLRLNFVCQYRVVEPLRALEIKSFEEQIYIQLQLVLREYVGTLKLDELLRTKQEIAAYALSRLNEKSAEFGIKFLSAGVKDIILPGEIRDILNTVLLAEKKAQANLITRREETASTRSLLNTAKLMDENQTLFRLKELEFLEKICEKIGTISLSGGSNLLERLNALIGPKGDAS, from the coding sequence ATGTTTAAAAAAATAATCATTCAAGCCGATGAACGCGGCCTGCTGTTCAATAAAGGCCGATATATGAAGCCGTTGGCTCCCGGCATCCATTGGGTATCTAAGCTGCGCGGCGATACCGTAACCGTGATGAATGTCATGAAGCCTTTCATCGTGCCCGGCAAAGAGCTGAACCTGTTTCTGCAGGACGAGGAGCTGCTCCGCGAGCTGGAGGTGGTCGATGTACAGGACTATGAATATGTGCTGCATTACGAAGATGATAAATTCGCCCAGCTGCTGACTGCGGGCAAATATGCGTTCTGGAATGCGTTGAGGCGCCACCGGTTCATCCGGGCCGATATCCGCGTGCCGGAAATCGGATCCGAAGTGGATCTGTCCATCCTGCCGAAACTGGGCGGCTGCGTTCAGATGCAGGAGGTGGCAAGCGGCGAACGCGGCATGCTGCACTATAATAACGTGATGCAGAAGGAGCTGCCTCCGGGTAAATATTACTTCTGGCGCGGTCCCGTGCAAGCCGTGATCAAGACCGTCGACCTGCGCCAGCAGCAGCTCGATCTGACCGGCCAAGAGATGATGACCGAGGATAAAATTACGCTCCGGCTCAATTTTGTCTGCCAATACCGGGTCGTCGAACCGCTTCGGGCGCTTGAAATCAAATCGTTCGAAGAGCAAATCTACATTCAGCTGCAGCTCGTGCTGCGTGAATATGTCGGAACGCTCAAGCTTGACGAGCTGCTGCGCACCAAGCAGGAAATCGCTGCATACGCGCTGTCCCGCCTGAATGAGAAGAGCGCCGAATTCGGCATCAAGTTTCTGTCGGCCGGCGTGAAGGACATCATTCTGCCCGGCGAGATTCGGGACATCCTGAATACGGTGCTGCTGGCCGAGAAGAAGGCGCAGGCCAATCTCATCACGCGGCGCGAAGAAACGGCCTCCACGCGAAGCCTGCTGAACACCGCGAAGCTGATGGACGAGAACCAGACGCTGTTCCGGTTGAAGGAGCTTGAGTTTCTGGAGAAAATATGCGAGAAGATCGGCACGATTTCCCTTTCCGGAGGGAGCAATCTGCTGGAACGGCTGAACGCGCTTATCGGCCCGAAAGGGGATGCTTCCTAA
- a CDS encoding arylamine N-acetyltransferase family protein, whose product MNDIRAQLKPEVNAYLTRIGFNGPIDGSASTLAELQERHLHTVPYENLDILQRIPLSLEIPDLIEKIVVHRRGGYCFELNALFGWLLRELGYPVTDFVARFWRDEPDCPPKRRHHVLKVEAEGSSYLCDVGVGGIVPRRPILMAEGLEQQQGDELYRLERDRNYGWILAEFKRESWHWIYSFTEEVQLQKDFVMATFWCENSPDSIFIKNRMLAIRTNEGRNSVAGDEFRIFTNEGVRSFVPDTEEEYKEALRVHFGIELN is encoded by the coding sequence ATGAACGATATTCGCGCGCAATTAAAGCCCGAAGTTAATGCTTATTTGACTCGAATAGGCTTTAACGGACCCATAGACGGCAGCGCATCGACGCTAGCGGAGCTGCAGGAACGTCATCTGCATACGGTTCCGTATGAGAATCTGGATATTTTGCAGCGCATACCGTTATCATTGGAGATTCCGGATCTGATAGAGAAAATTGTCGTGCATCGCCGAGGGGGATATTGTTTCGAACTTAACGCTCTATTTGGCTGGCTGCTGCGCGAGCTTGGTTATCCCGTAACGGATTTCGTCGCCCGTTTTTGGCGGGATGAGCCGGATTGTCCGCCAAAACGCCGGCATCATGTATTGAAAGTAGAGGCAGAGGGCTCTTCCTATTTATGTGATGTAGGTGTGGGCGGAATTGTGCCGCGCAGACCGATCCTGATGGCGGAGGGACTGGAGCAGCAGCAAGGGGATGAGCTATACCGCCTTGAACGGGACCGTAATTACGGCTGGATTTTAGCTGAGTTCAAGCGCGAAAGCTGGCATTGGATTTACTCTTTTACGGAAGAGGTTCAATTACAGAAGGATTTTGTGATGGCTACGTTTTGGTGTGAGAATTCACCCGACTCTATATTTATTAAGAATAGAATGTTGGCGATCCGTACAAATGAAGGGCGCAACTCGGTTGCTGGGGATGAATTCCGGATCTTTACTAATGAAGGTGTGCGCAGCTTCGTTCCGGATACCGAAGAAGAATACAAGGAAGCGCTGCGCGTTCATTTCGGTATCGAATTGAACTGA
- a CDS encoding helix-turn-helix transcriptional regulator, translating to MAKESFDKEVQFLRMLVLTSGAYSRQQFAQRLGISVHTFDKTLRRLKDIVGTVCQQLPEAQGREFADMLRFNYYESVDPMLLFLYRAKSVKESESYRLSLMIAALQQRSHTAMELLDVCGGGMPGDIPMPDEKTIRSDLRYLEDVGVIRRDGGGRPYRYAIHNRLVDDLTEEERIDLYAFVDVMANTQVPSVQGYLLRDSLKKALKLQDAAEPFLYRYHYYSRILDEAHLFTLLQAIRERRTISFLYFPPKKRQSYGSKNTNPLFERESEGKQAKMLPLKVVYDHQYGRWYLLGYARQDIVKYRVEGITQIIEDGDATDEPLFAERMELLELRTRFSWLIDTGRAVLVRARFFNPEGVKANFVRERVELQGQWGEITETTDESFIYEITVNGTTEIKPWLRSFGSSCEVLEPIQLRREFIAEWKELQAYYEPVRENL from the coding sequence ATGGCCAAAGAGAGCTTTGATAAAGAAGTGCAATTTCTGCGCATGCTGGTGCTCACGAGCGGCGCTTACAGCCGGCAGCAGTTTGCGCAGCGGCTCGGCATCTCCGTCCACACCTTCGACAAGACGCTCCGCCGTCTGAAGGATATCGTCGGCACGGTCTGCCAGCAGTTGCCCGAGGCTCAAGGCCGCGAGTTTGCGGACATGCTGCGCTTCAATTATTACGAGAGCGTCGACCCGATGCTGCTCTTTCTATACCGGGCCAAATCGGTCAAGGAGTCGGAGAGCTACCGACTCTCTCTTATGATCGCCGCCCTTCAGCAGCGGTCCCATACCGCTATGGAGCTGCTCGATGTTTGCGGCGGCGGAATGCCCGGGGATATTCCGATGCCCGATGAGAAGACGATCCGGTCCGACCTGCGCTATCTGGAGGACGTCGGCGTTATCCGCCGCGACGGCGGAGGGCGCCCTTATCGTTATGCCATCCATAACCGCCTGGTGGACGATTTGACGGAGGAGGAGCGCATCGATCTATATGCATTCGTCGATGTCATGGCCAATACGCAGGTGCCCTCCGTCCAAGGCTATCTGCTCCGCGACAGCCTGAAGAAGGCGCTGAAGCTGCAGGATGCGGCGGAGCCTTTTCTATACCGGTATCACTACTATTCCCGCATCCTCGACGAGGCTCATTTGTTCACCCTGCTTCAAGCGATCCGGGAGCGGCGGACGATCTCGTTCCTCTACTTCCCGCCGAAGAAACGGCAAAGCTACGGTTCGAAGAATACGAATCCGCTGTTCGAGCGCGAATCCGAAGGCAAGCAAGCGAAGATGCTGCCGCTGAAGGTCGTATACGACCATCAATACGGGCGATGGTATCTGCTCGGTTATGCCCGGCAAGATATTGTGAAATACCGCGTGGAGGGCATTACTCAAATCATCGAGGACGGAGACGCAACGGACGAGCCGCTGTTTGCCGAGAGGATGGAACTTCTGGAGCTGCGGACGCGTTTCAGCTGGCTCATCGATACCGGACGGGCCGTCCTCGTGCGGGCTCGATTCTTCAATCCGGAAGGGGTGAAAGCTAACTTCGTGCGGGAGCGCGTCGAGCTCCAGGGGCAATGGGGCGAGATTACCGAAACGACCGATGAATCATTCATCTACGAGATTACCGTAAACGGAACAACGGAGATCAAGCCGTGGCTCCGCAGCTTCGGGTCGAGCTGCGAAGTGCTGGAGCCGATCCAGCTCCGGCGCGAGTTCATCGCGGAATGGAAGGAGCTTCAAGCCTACTATGAACCTGTTCGAGAAAATCTTTAA
- a CDS encoding WYL domain-containing protein produces the protein MNLFEKIFNYQLISRLEESGSYTLTSHERAWLKTMLAHPAADQAFMPDTLSKLRALLETEPTLGISDHIAQKARSAERQVYHPLLRPLRSMIMNGSGIRLTFRLKNGGVYAGHLGFPYRLEYSMVKREWYLLWHHMRHQSFMSTRLANIVSVQEEAISPEHAAALPAQIAAKLEGRKEHAVIEVVRLFNPELSRILYAFSCFEKEVDYDSDEDTYRIKLAFLGDESEYVLSKIRFLGKRIRVVEGAKLQRRMLESTVKALARYGE, from the coding sequence ATGAACCTGTTCGAGAAAATCTTTAACTATCAATTGATTTCTCGCCTGGAAGAGTCCGGATCCTATACGCTCACCTCTCATGAGAGGGCGTGGCTGAAAACGATGCTCGCGCATCCGGCCGCGGATCAAGCTTTTATGCCGGATACGCTGTCCAAGCTACGCGCCTTGCTGGAGACGGAGCCAACGCTTGGAATATCCGATCATATCGCGCAAAAAGCGCGAAGCGCGGAGCGTCAAGTCTACCACCCGCTCCTTCGGCCTCTTAGGAGCATGATCATGAACGGCAGCGGGATCCGGCTCACCTTCCGCCTGAAGAACGGCGGCGTCTATGCCGGCCACCTCGGTTTCCCTTACCGTCTGGAGTACAGTATGGTCAAACGGGAATGGTACCTGCTCTGGCACCATATGCGGCACCAAAGCTTCATGTCCACTAGACTTGCGAACATTGTATCCGTACAAGAAGAGGCTATCTCGCCGGAACATGCGGCCGCCCTGCCTGCGCAGATTGCCGCGAAATTGGAGGGCCGCAAGGAGCATGCCGTCATCGAGGTCGTCAGGCTGTTCAATCCGGAGCTCTCGCGTATCCTCTATGCCTTCTCCTGCTTCGAGAAGGAAGTCGACTACGATAGTGACGAAGATACGTACCGGATCAAGCTTGCGTTCCTCGGCGACGAGAGCGAATATGTACTATCGAAAATTCGTTTCCTCGGCAAACGGATTCGCGTGGTAGAAGGCGCGAAGCTGCAGCGCCGAATGCTGGAATCCACGGTGAAGGCGCTGGCCAGGTACGGGGAGTAA
- a CDS encoding methyl-accepting chemotaxis protein — protein MKKQTKWQQLWANLSLRIKLPVYICILVVVTLLGSGFTMYSLGSSILLQKSKDEMRANSDRIGEGLWTAIQLQEQSTYLMSVHDTFKNLLQLREKGTLSDNEFFSAKNPSFAKVNEIMTKSYTGTQGYDSFILLDSKGTILAESNNSKSIGQSRADREYFVKAMQGEPFISDAIVSKSTNSLIIAIAVPIKDDNGQVLGVFCSSVSTSFFVDKLQNIRINEEGSVTILSRSGLVFYDSKSSDTLGQKLQSAGIDAFIEERASGKVLQGEFETADNYIRYTKIPKADWIVVVSDSYGDIKKPLKKMLFQVIIVLLIAAIIAIAAGILISRMITKPIAQLAKLFKTLASGDLTVSATGRYDGEFKQLAESFNTMAGQNKELISHMNRSIDVLKASTVQLEASSKQTAVSISETSTTAGEIAKAMESQANDTEQIVDKFYGFGEKVASINGKAQSVKASTDEIVDVFHVGNEVVDRLMEINNRNEEEVRKISSITLKLEESSTSIGEITGAIADIANQTNLLALNASIEAARAGEHGRGFAVVASEIRKLAEQSAKQSSEIHAIIQQNLGFVAQNNDSVREIRVISSQQDDYVGQTQESFRTILENVSDIAEQIKSMAAEIDHIEHDKDEMLVSAQGLSASGEQVSASVEEVTATIQEQSAMVQQLADMVRTIDDLTKELVESAARFKVE, from the coding sequence ATGAAGAAACAAACAAAATGGCAACAACTATGGGCAAATCTTTCCCTCCGCATCAAGCTTCCCGTATACATCTGTATACTAGTTGTCGTCACGCTCCTCGGATCCGGGTTTACCATGTATTCGCTAGGCTCGTCGATCCTGCTTCAAAAGAGTAAAGATGAAATGCGCGCCAACTCGGACCGGATCGGAGAAGGTCTCTGGACCGCCATTCAATTACAAGAGCAATCGACTTATCTGATGTCCGTGCACGATACGTTTAAGAATCTGTTGCAATTGCGCGAGAAGGGCACGCTCTCCGATAACGAATTCTTTTCGGCCAAAAATCCGTCATTCGCCAAAGTCAATGAAATCATGACGAAGAGCTATACCGGAACGCAAGGCTACGACTCCTTCATCCTCCTGGACTCAAAGGGAACGATACTTGCCGAAAGCAACAATTCGAAGAGCATCGGGCAATCCCGGGCGGATCGGGAATATTTCGTCAAAGCGATGCAAGGCGAACCGTTTATCAGCGATGCCATCGTGTCCAAATCCACGAACTCGTTAATCATCGCGATCGCGGTACCGATTAAAGATGATAATGGTCAGGTGCTGGGCGTCTTCTGTTCCTCCGTGAGCACTTCATTCTTTGTGGATAAGCTGCAGAATATCCGCATCAATGAAGAAGGCTCCGTTACGATTCTAAGCCGATCCGGACTTGTCTTTTACGATTCCAAATCATCCGACACGCTGGGACAAAAGCTTCAATCCGCAGGCATCGACGCCTTCATAGAGGAGCGCGCCTCCGGAAAAGTGCTGCAGGGCGAGTTCGAGACGGCGGATAACTATATTCGTTATACGAAAATTCCGAAAGCAGATTGGATCGTCGTCGTTTCCGACAGCTATGGCGATATTAAGAAACCCCTAAAGAAAATGCTGTTCCAGGTCATTATTGTCCTGCTCATTGCCGCGATCATCGCCATTGCTGCCGGAATACTGATATCCCGGATGATTACCAAACCGATTGCGCAGCTGGCCAAGCTGTTCAAAACATTAGCTTCGGGCGACTTGACCGTCTCCGCCACCGGGCGCTATGACGGCGAATTCAAGCAATTGGCGGAGAGCTTCAATACGATGGCCGGCCAGAACAAGGAGCTTATTTCGCATATGAACCGGTCCATTGACGTTCTCAAGGCGAGCACCGTACAATTGGAGGCTTCATCGAAGCAAACGGCGGTATCGATCAGCGAAACATCAACGACAGCCGGCGAAATAGCCAAGGCGATGGAATCACAGGCGAATGACACGGAGCAAATCGTCGATAAGTTCTACGGCTTCGGGGAAAAGGTTGCTTCCATTAACGGCAAAGCCCAGTCCGTCAAGGCAAGCACAGATGAAATCGTCGATGTATTCCACGTCGGCAACGAAGTCGTCGACCGCTTAATGGAGATTAATAACCGTAATGAAGAAGAAGTACGGAAGATCTCTTCCATTACGTTGAAGCTGGAGGAGAGCTCCACAAGCATTGGCGAAATAACCGGTGCCATTGCGGATATCGCCAATCAGACCAATCTGCTCGCCTTGAATGCTTCCATCGAAGCGGCAAGAGCCGGCGAGCACGGCCGCGGCTTTGCCGTTGTCGCTTCGGAGATCCGCAAGCTGGCCGAACAAAGCGCGAAACAATCGAGTGAAATTCATGCGATAATACAGCAGAATCTCGGATTCGTCGCCCAGAACAACGACAGCGTCCGGGAAATACGCGTGATCTCCAGCCAGCAGGACGACTATGTAGGACAAACTCAGGAATCGTTCCGTACGATTCTGGAGAATGTATCGGATATCGCGGAGCAAATCAAATCGATGGCAGCGGAAATCGATCATATCGAGCATGATAAAGATGAAATGCTCGTATCCGCACAAGGCTTATCCGCTTCAGGCGAGCAAGTGTCCGCATCCGTCGAAGAAGTGACAGCAACCATCCAAGAGCAATCGGCCATGGTTCAACAGCTCGCGGACATGGTCAGAACGATCGACGATTTGACCAAAGAATTAGTCGAATCGGCAGCCAGGTTCAAAGTGGAGTAG
- a CDS encoding metal-dependent hydrolase, whose protein sequence is MEIIYHGHSCVQLNANGKSLVIDPFLRGNPQAVTKPEDILVNAVLLTHAHTDHILDAESIARVNAAPIVAIHELATFFSWKGLETRGMNLGGTMDLGFAKIKMIQAFHSSGIILDDEKRIIYGGMPAGYIVTAEGFTILHAGDTCLYGDMKMIGDRHDIDVAFIPIGDCFTMGPDDALQAAEWFGAKTVVPIHYDTFAPIKQDSIQFVKRLEERGFAGRVMAPGERLSL, encoded by the coding sequence ATGGAGATCATCTATCATGGCCATTCCTGTGTCCAATTGAACGCGAATGGCAAATCGCTCGTCATCGATCCGTTTTTGCGCGGCAATCCGCAAGCGGTGACAAAACCGGAGGATATCCTGGTGAATGCGGTATTGCTTACTCATGCCCATACCGATCATATCCTGGATGCAGAATCGATAGCCCGAGTTAATGCAGCCCCAATCGTTGCGATACATGAGCTGGCTACCTTCTTCAGCTGGAAAGGGCTGGAGACGAGAGGCATGAACTTGGGAGGCACGATGGATCTCGGCTTTGCGAAGATTAAGATGATTCAGGCGTTCCACAGCTCAGGCATCATTTTGGACGATGAAAAGCGGATCATTTACGGCGGCATGCCGGCCGGCTATATTGTGACGGCTGAAGGTTTCACAATCTTGCATGCCGGCGATACCTGCTTATATGGAGATATGAAAATGATCGGAGACCGCCACGACATTGACGTTGCGTTCATTCCGATTGGCGACTGCTTCACGATGGGTCCCGACGACGCGCTTCAGGCGGCAGAATGGTTCGGTGCAAAAACAGTCGTGCCTATTCACTATGACACGTTCGCGCCGATCAAGCAGGATTCCATTCAATTCGTCAAGCGGCTTGAGGAAAGGGGTTTCGCCGGACGCGTCATGGCGCCGGGAGAACGACTTTCGCTGTAA
- a CDS encoding 3'-5' exoribonuclease YhaM family protein, whose protein sequence is MTLMKQLTANDEFTGYYLLKELEVKQTNGTPPKDYFDIVLCDASGQMPAKYWDATPTDKETFFPMGLVKVQGIVQTYREKLQVKIYRIRKATPEDGVALTDFIRSAPIRPVDLIHMIKQAIHSIIDDEIRTVVSFCVAKVEEKLMHYPAAKTHHHAYYAGLAYHIVRMLEIGEFICKQRPFLNPDYIKAGIILHDIAKPEEMIAQLGIVSDYSVQGKLIGHISMVSNWITEAAIRCDYDLQSEKIIALQHLVLSHHNLGEWGSPVQPQMAEAVALHHIDAMDAKLQMVEDALDTTPESEPWTPMIRGLENKAIYRFKE, encoded by the coding sequence ATGACGTTGATGAAGCAATTGACGGCCAACGATGAATTCACGGGCTATTATTTGTTGAAAGAGCTGGAAGTAAAGCAGACCAACGGCACGCCCCCCAAAGACTACTTCGATATCGTGCTGTGCGATGCCAGCGGGCAGATGCCGGCCAAGTACTGGGACGCGACGCCGACGGACAAAGAGACCTTCTTTCCCATGGGACTTGTCAAAGTGCAAGGCATTGTGCAGACTTATCGCGAGAAGCTGCAGGTGAAGATTTATCGAATTCGGAAAGCGACTCCAGAGGATGGCGTGGCGTTAACGGATTTTATCCGTTCCGCTCCAATCCGGCCGGTTGACCTTATTCATATGATCAAGCAAGCTATACATAGTATTATCGATGACGAGATTCGTACGGTCGTTTCGTTCTGCGTGGCGAAGGTAGAGGAGAAGCTGATGCATTATCCGGCCGCCAAGACGCATCATCATGCCTATTATGCCGGCTTGGCCTATCATATTGTGCGAATGCTGGAGATCGGGGAGTTTATTTGCAAGCAGCGCCCTTTTTTAAACCCGGACTATATTAAAGCGGGCATCATTCTGCATGATATCGCGAAGCCGGAGGAAATGATCGCACAGCTTGGCATTGTGTCGGACTACAGCGTCCAAGGGAAGCTGATCGGGCATATTTCGATGGTCTCCAATTGGATTACGGAAGCGGCGATCAGATGCGACTACGATTTGCAATCGGAGAAAATCATCGCGCTGCAGCATTTGGTGCTGTCTCATCATAATCTGGGCGAGTGGGGGAGCCCTGTCCAGCCTCAGATGGCGGAAGCGGTTGCCCTGCATCATATCGATGCCATGGACGCGAAGCTGCAGATGGTCGAAGACGCGCTCGACACGACGCCCGAGAGCGAGCCGTGGACGCCGATGATTCGCGGTCTGGAAAATAAGGCGATTTACCGGTTCAAAGAGTGA
- a CDS encoding RtcB family protein, whose product MTYQNIQGVRVWGKPDEGAVQQAKTCNEYGNVVQTLLMADHHKGYSQPIGGVVVYDGQISPSGVGYDIACGNKAVRTNLMAADIKPGIAVIMDRIAARISFGVGRVNNVKVDHELFDDPDWAVYASIGRQEHDKLKALARDQLGTVGSGNHFVDLFEEEETGRLWVSNHFGSRGFGHKTASGFINLASGRGFLASAPGEKMDQPPILLDLDDELGDMYYRAMKLAGRYAYAGRDYVIAQVLAILGAEADFEVHNHHNYAWKEQHGGRNTVVIRKGATPSAPGQLGFIGGSMGDISVIVRGKDTDENRDAFYSTVHGAGRLMSRTQAAGKMNWKTRKRTGGQISPEQMMDAVHRYGVELRGAGTDESPFVYRRLQEVLDAHDETIEVLHVLKPIGVCMAGADEFDPYKD is encoded by the coding sequence ATGACGTATCAAAACATACAAGGCGTCCGTGTCTGGGGGAAGCCCGATGAAGGCGCGGTGCAGCAGGCGAAGACCTGTAACGAGTACGGCAACGTGGTGCAGACGCTGTTGATGGCGGATCATCACAAAGGTTACAGCCAGCCGATTGGCGGGGTTGTCGTCTATGACGGGCAAATATCGCCGTCAGGCGTCGGCTATGATATCGCCTGCGGGAACAAGGCGGTGCGCACGAACCTTATGGCCGCGGATATCAAACCGGGAATAGCCGTTATCATGGACCGGATTGCCGCGAGAATCTCATTCGGTGTCGGCCGGGTCAATAACGTGAAGGTGGATCACGAGCTGTTCGATGATCCGGATTGGGCCGTTTATGCGTCCATAGGACGCCAGGAGCACGATAAACTGAAGGCACTAGCCCGGGATCAGCTCGGAACGGTCGGAAGCGGGAATCACTTCGTCGATTTGTTCGAGGAGGAAGAGACGGGGAGGCTGTGGGTGAGCAATCATTTCGGCAGCCGAGGATTCGGACATAAGACGGCCAGCGGCTTCATCAATTTGGCTTCAGGACGAGGATTTTTGGCTTCCGCGCCCGGCGAGAAGATGGACCAGCCGCCGATTCTGCTCGATCTTGACGATGAGCTTGGAGATATGTACTACCGCGCCATGAAGCTGGCCGGCCGTTATGCATATGCCGGACGTGATTACGTGATCGCACAAGTGCTGGCGATTCTCGGAGCGGAAGCGGACTTCGAGGTGCATAACCATCATAACTACGCGTGGAAGGAGCAGCACGGCGGCCGGAATACCGTCGTTATCCGGAAAGGGGCGACGCCTTCCGCGCCGGGTCAGCTCGGCTTTATCGGGGGCAGCATGGGGGATATTTCCGTCATCGTGAGAGGCAAGGATACCGATGAGAATCGGGACGCCTTCTACAGCACGGTTCATGGCGCAGGCAGGCTTATGAGCCGTACGCAGGCGGCAGGCAAGATGAACTGGAAGACTCGCAAGCGCACGGGCGGCCAGATCTCGCCGGAGCAAATGATGGACGCTGTCCACCGTTACGGGGTCGAGCTCCGCGGTGCGGGTACGGATGAGAGCCCGTTCGTCTACCGCCGGCTGCAGGAGGTGTTGGACGCTCACGATGAAACCATTGAAGTTCTGCACGTACTGAAACCGATCGGCGTCTGTATGGCCGGTGCGGACGAGTTTGATCCCTACAAGGATTAG
- a CDS encoding HD domain-containing phosphohydrolase, with translation MNESLKPFLALADAVIITNEKHQILAVNKTYECITGFPSDLIVGKKASILRTRLTPDETYIGMYESLNSGSPWSGIFTNRKRDNSLWHSSITISPFFIEGNTYYVGVFRELEQLDRGYYLDEQRVSSIQASLLKVLAISCEIRDPGIESHLVRVQQLTELLTERYNERCGLNMPSLELAGFSRSSILHDIGKSAIPEGILYKPGRLADYERTIIEMHTVIGVDIIGKIYSELDDEIFENELSTAKNIILHHHEKWDGTGYPHGLKGTDIPLEARIVSVVDVFDALISKRPYKEKWPISDAMQYLNTNKGKHFDPELVDSFLTLYEEGMLLPESDT, from the coding sequence ATGAATGAATCTTTGAAGCCTTTCTTAGCGCTAGCCGATGCCGTTATCATTACGAACGAGAAGCACCAGATTCTAGCTGTGAACAAAACCTATGAATGCATAACAGGTTTCCCATCGGATTTAATCGTCGGCAAGAAAGCGAGTATTCTGCGGACCAGGCTTACCCCGGATGAGACGTATATAGGCATGTATGAGTCCTTGAACAGCGGCTCTCCCTGGTCGGGTATTTTTACGAACCGGAAGCGCGACAATAGCTTGTGGCACTCCTCGATCACGATAAGTCCATTCTTCATAGAAGGCAATACTTATTACGTCGGGGTATTCCGGGAGCTGGAGCAGCTCGACCGCGGCTATTATTTGGATGAACAAAGGGTATCGTCGATACAAGCATCCCTGCTGAAGGTACTGGCGATTTCATGCGAAATACGCGATCCTGGAATCGAGTCTCATCTCGTGCGCGTGCAGCAGCTGACCGAGCTTCTCACGGAACGGTATAATGAACGATGCGGCTTGAATATGCCGTCTCTTGAACTTGCGGGATTCTCCCGTTCCAGCATATTACACGACATTGGGAAATCAGCCATTCCCGAAGGCATTCTATACAAGCCCGGCCGTCTAGCGGATTATGAGCGTACCATTATCGAGATGCATACCGTAATAGGCGTCGATATCATAGGCAAAATATATTCGGAGCTGGATGATGAAATATTCGAAAACGAGCTATCGACAGCCAAAAATATCATTCTGCATCATCATGAGAAATGGGATGGCACGGGGTATCCGCATGGGCTAAAGGGGACGGATATCCCGCTAGAAGCGCGGATCGTCAGCGTCGTCGATGTCTTCGATGCGCTTATATCGAAGCGGCCCTATAAGGAGAAATGGCCGATCTCCGATGCCATGCAGTATTTAAATACGAATAAAGGGAAGCACTTCGACCCCGAGCTGGTCGATTCATTCCTGACACTGTATGAGGAAGGCATGCTCCTGCCCGAGTCGGATACATAG